ACACTACCTAACCACATACCAACACTCGATCCCGAACACACTCGAACCCAANNNNNNNNNNNNNNNNNNNNNNNNNNNNNNNNNNNNNNNNNNNNNNNNNNNNNNNNNNNNNNNNNNNNNNNNNNNNNNNNNNNNNNNNNNNNNNNNNNNNCACCATCATAAAGGACCTCACGTTAGCCTATATATAACCACCCAATAACCCACCATAATAAAGGACCCACGTAGCCTATATATACACACCCAATAACCCACCATCATAAAGGACCTCACGTTAGCCTATATATAACACCCAATAACCCACCATCATAAAGGACCTCACGTTAGCCTATATATACACACCCAATAACCCACCATCAAAAGGACTCACGTTAGCCTATATATAACCACCCAATAACCCACCATCATAAAGGACCTCACGTAGCCTATATAAACCACCCAATAACCCACCATCATAAAGGACCTCACGTTAGCCTATATATAACCACCCAATAACCCACCATCATAAAGGATCTCACGTTAGCCTATATATAACCACCCAATAACCCACCATCATAAAGGACCTCACGTTAGCCTATATATAAACACCCAATAACCCACCATCATAAAGGATCTCATTTAGCCTATATATAACCACCCAATAACCCACATCATAAAGGATCTCACGTTAGTATATATAACCACCCAATAACCCACCACATAAAGGCCTCACGTTAGCCTATATATAAACACCCAATAACCCACCATCATAAAGGATCTCACGTTAGCCTATATATAACCACCCATAACCCACCATCATAAAGGATCTCACGTTAGCCTTATATAACCACCCAATAACCCACCATCATAAAGGATCTCACGTTAGCCCATATATAACCACCCATAACCCACCATCATAAAGGACCTCACGTTAGCCTATTATAAACCACCCAATAAAACCCCATCATAAATGTTACGGCTATGTcatatcttcctcctcctcggacgaggagagcaagacggatcggaccaatacgcagagtggttagtgttcataatgatttattaaaacgaaactgaatactgaattacaaaacaaataaacgaagtgcataaaccgatacagtaccgtgtggtgcaacaaaccagacacacaaacaaccacaaaacacacgtgaacaaggctgcctaagtatgattctcaatcagggacaacgactgacagctgtctctgattgagaatcatacccggcgaACACAACCatccaacatagaaaatcacacatagacaaacccacccaactcacgccctgaccaactaaataatacaagaaaaaggaaacaggtcaggaacgtgacaataaagGACCTCACGTTAGCCTATAATAACCACAATAACCCACCATCATAAAGGATCTCACGTTAGCCTATTATAACCACCCATAACCCACCATCATAAAGGATTCACGTTAGCCTATTATAACCACCCAATAACCCACCATCATAAAGGATCTCACGTTAGCCTATATATAACCACCCAATAACCCACCATCATAAAGGACCTCACGTTAGCCTATATAAACCACCCAATAACCCACCATCATAAAGGATCTCACGTTAGCCTATATATAAACACCCAATAACCCACCATCATAAAGGATCTCACGTTAGCCTATATATACACACCCAATAACCCACCATCATAAAGGACCTCACGTTAGCCTATATATAAACACCAATAACCCACCATCATAAAGGATCTCAAGTTagcctatatatacacaccaatAACCCACCATCATAAGGACCTCACGTTAGCTTATATATAACACCAATAACCCACCATCATAAAGGACCTCACGTTAGCCTATATATACACACCCAATAACCCACCATCATAAAGGACCTCACGTTAGCCTATATATAACCACCCAATAACCCACCATCATAAAGGACCTCACGTTAGCCTATATATACACACCCAATAACCCACCATCATAAAGGACCTCACGTTAGCCTATATATAACCACCCAATAACCCACCATCATAAAGGACCTCACGTTAGCCTATATATACACACCCAATAACCCACCATCATAAAGACCTCACGGTAGCCTATATATAACCACCCAATAACCCACCATCATAAAGGACCTCACGTTAGCCTATATATCACACCCAATAACCCACCATCATAAAGGACCTACGTTAGCCATATATAACCACCCAATAACCCACCATCATAAAGGACCTCACGTTAGCCTATATATACACACCCAATAACCCACCATCATAAAGGACCTCACGTTAGCCTATATATAACCACCCAATAACCCACCATCATAAAGGACCTCACGTTAGCCTATATATAACCACCCAATAACCCACCATCATAAAGGACCTCACGTTAGCCTATATATAACCACCCAATAACCACCATCATAAAGGATCTACGTTAGCCTATATATAACCACCCAATAACCCACCATCATAAAGGACCTCACGTTAGCCTATATATAACCACCCAATAACCCACCATCATAAAGGATCTCACGTTAGCCTATATATAACCACCCAATAACCCACCATCATAAAGGATCTCACGTTAGCCTATATATAACCACCCAATAACCCACCATCATAAGAGGACCCAACGTTAGCCTATATATAAAACACCAATAACCCACCATCATAAAGGATCTCACGTTTAGCCTATATATAACCACCAAAACCCACCATCATAAAGGATCTCACGGTGAGCAGCCTATATATAACCACCCAATAACCCACCATCATAAAGGATCTCACGTTAGCCTATATATAACCACCCAATAACCCACCATCATAAAGGACCTCACGTTAGCCTATATATAACCACCCAATAACCCACCATCATAAAtgttacggctatcgtcatattcttcctcctcctcggacgaggagaggcaagacggatcggaccaatacgcagagtggttagtgttcataatgatttattaaaacgaaactgaatactgaattacaaaacaaataaactaagtgcataaaccgatacagtaccgtgtggtgcaacaaacacagacacggaaacaaacacccacaaaacacacgtgaaaccccggctgcctaagtatgattctcaatcagggacaacgactgacagctgtctctgattgagaatcatacccggccgaacacaaccatcccaacatagaaaatcacacatagacaaacccacccaactcacgccctgaccaactaaataaatacaagaaaaaggaaaacaggtcaggaacgtgacaataaagGACCTCACGTTAGCCTATATATAACCACCCAATAACCCACCATCATAAAGGATCTCACGTTAGCCTATATATAACCACCCAATAACCCACCATCATAAAGGATCTCACGTTAGCCTATATATAACCACCCAATAACCCACCATCATAAAGGATCTCACGTTAGCCTATATATAACCACCCAATAACCCACCATCATAAAGGACCTCACGTTAGCCTATATATAACCACCCAATAACCCACCATCATAAAGGATCTCACGTTAGCCTATATATAAACACCCAATAACCCACCATCATAAAGGATTTCACGTTAGCCTATATATAAACACCCAATAACCCACCATCAtaaatgccaagagtttgcaaagctgtcatcagggctaCTTtgaaggttggctactttgaagaatctcaaatgtaaaatatatctttatttgtttaacacttttttggttactacatgattccatatgtgttatttcatagttttgatgtcttcactattattttacaatgtagaaaatagtacaaataaagaaaaacccttgaatgagtaggtgtgtccaaacttttgcctgGTACTGTAATGCCCagaaaaacaccagcaaatctgAAAGTGATCCCTGTTTCACATCAAACCAATTAAGATATTATTAAATAAAAAGTAGCTCATACATTTCTGTACTATTTAAATACTTAATGTTAAAAACAATTTTTTAGAGCGATATGATGATAGATGTATACACAGTGTAACGATGGCCAGGTTTTCGCCAACAGGGACAGTGAATGGGAAATGGCCAGGTTATGTATGTCGCATGTTGAAGAGGAGTGTTGCTGAGTTCATTGTGAGCTGGATGTATGGGGAGAGGAAGTAACCTAACACTACATATACTATATGCTatacactgtatacacacccatAAAAAAAACAGCAAATCTGAAATTAGTTCCTGTTTCACATCAAAGCAATTAACACCTTTATTAAATCAAGAGTAGCCTATACATTATTGTTGCGCGCGCGCGCGcgagtgcgcgtgtgtgtgtgtgtgtgtgtgtgtgtgtgtgtgtgtgtgtgtgtgtgtgtgtgtgtgtgtgtgtgtgtgtgctattgtgtggtctctgtgtgtgtgtcaaatcaatcTAATCAAAACAAGTTGCTTTTTTCACATGTGCCGAATAtgagtgaaatgcttgcttacgagtctttcccaacattgcagagtaaaaaaaaaaaaatataataaaaaatcaagaggaataaaatacacaaatacacaagtgtgtgtgtgtgtgtttgcgtgtgagcGTATGTGTGTTGCATGGTGAAGAGGAGGGTCATTGGGTTAATGTTTAGCTGTATGTATGAGGGGATGGAAAGCTTTAGGTCCCTAAGCACCGTATGCTATATGCCTCTGTGACTCTATTGGCTGTCCATGCCTAGAAGACCATATCAAATCCAAAAGTCTTTACTATTTGACCATAAAACATACAGTGAAGAGAATATTCACATTGTTGGGAACTTTGTGTTACCTGTCCACACATCTCTTTATTGAAAACACATCTACACATTTCTGACTTATTGAAAACCATTATTGCCTAACATTGACATTATACAGTACAAAACAACACAAACAGCCACATTCACAAAAAACCATACTGGCATGGATTCTACAGGCTGCCGCAGCCCATAATAACTGTATCAATATGATCTTCgttctcctctctgttcctgagGTAGCCTATTTCACACGTTGATAATGACTTGTGGTTTCTCTAGATCAGAACGAAGAGAACAGAACTCTGTTCCAGACCCGGTGTGAGGGGTGACCTTGAATGGTGCCGCGTATTCACGTGCGCACTTCTCATGTCCATGAGAGAACCCTTAGCCCACCAGTTTATTCAGAGTTATAGGCCTAGTCCTGCCTAATATAGCATTTAGGACTAGACCATCAGGTACAAATTAGTCATCATATTGGCCTACGCCTCTATCCTAAATTGTTTTACAATATAACTCATTTTTACTCTAGGCATTCATTATAATAACTCTACAGGCCTAAAAAAGCGTGTTCGTGTGCGTGTGTTTACACCGCTCAGCCGTAGTAGACTGAGGCACGAGTAGACTACCCACTCAGCCCTAACCACGAGCCCCACATGTATGGGCGGGGCTTTGAGTGCCCCGCTGACCCACCAATCAGCAGGCAGTAAAGAATTCACTGGCTGCATGGATCCACCAATGGAGTTTGTAACTTCAGACGAACAACCAATAGGGAACGAACAAATGTGGGCACGTGTATCCGTGCACATGTTGAAGCTCGTAAACCGTGGAGATAGAAAGAACTAGCAAAGAGGCAAACAAATGAAGGTCCGGCGATCGTGAGAGGAAGGAGACTGCCGACCTGATGTTCCAACGAGTGTGAGACAAATATCGACAAGTGGGCTACAGAGATAGATAGACGTTATCAAGGCCGTTTCTGGCAACCGTGGCCGGTTCTACTGCTGTTATTTTGTTGCAATATTTCAGGTGAGCGTTCTCTTTAAAATGTTACATTGCTACATTCCTGCGCGGTTTACGGAATTGACTGTGATAAGCTATACCAGAGACATGATACAATGTTTCCTTAATTACGTTcgttgtgtttagtgtaggctaggctactccTGATTTGTTACATCGTTGATGGTTTATGCATTACAGTGTTATAGAGCTGTAGGCTAGCGTTAATTCTAAAACCATGGAACAATTGCTAGACGAGCCCCACATGTAGTCAACGTCAGACTTTAACATAATATATTACATTTGTCAGTGTTCGTTATAAGTATAATTATTGTGCTTAGTGTCATTTGtaatatttgtgtttgtcatgaTCACgttcctcaaacacacacacacacacacacacacacacacacacacacacacacacacacaccacctgagACACAGTCAAATTCCCCTGCAGCCTACATACCTACACGGGGCcgggccaacacacacacacacacacacacacacacacacacacacacacacacacacacacatggggaaAAAAGCTGAGGAGTGTATGAGTTTTGGCTCATATGATGCAGTGGGTTGATCCATTGGTCCATGTTATGTCTTTGTATTACATAATATTGGCATGTATTCAGTCATTCATCTTTACATTCCCACAAAGTCTATCTAAATGATAGGCGTAATTGGGACAGCACAAGTCCCAGGAAAGAGCCGCCATAGTTATAATCAATCTGTTATAATCGATTTTAGGATTGTTACAATTATGTTGCCCAAGTGTACTGTGGTCCTTTTCTCGTAAAAATTACAACTTCTGTGACAGACTATTAAACAGTGAAGTgaattaatctctctctctgtgtgtgtgtgtgtgtgtgtgtgtgtgtgtgtgtgtgtgtgtgtgtgtgtgtgtgtgtgtgtgtgtgtgtggaatcaaAACAAATTGTATTTGTCCCATGTGCCGAATATGACgtgtgtagactttaccgtgaaatgtttgCTTACGAGtctttcccaacaatacagagttaaaaatatataataaaaaatcaagaggaataaaatacacaactacacaagtgtgtgtgtgtgtgtagttataaAAATCACAACTTCTGTGACAGACTATTAAACAGTAAAGTGAATTAAtaagtctgtgtgtatgtgtgtgtgtttgtttgtgtacatTGCAGAGGGACTATTATCACAGAGGGTTTGCTCTAGCAGAATGTGCGTGGCGAGActttatcagtgtgtgtgtggggtgtgttaaacggtatgttgtgtgtgtgtacatttgtgtGCGTGGAGGGTGTATATACGAAAGTGTGTATTTTTGGGTGGTGGGCGTTAGACCTTGTGTGTGTGGAGATACTAGTGTGCTCTTGTTACCCCTCTTAATGTAGTCTGAGGTCACAAACCAACAGGGACTCCCagattagagagggggagagagagagggaggggaaggagtactgtctacagaggaggggGTTAGAGGGtaggaaaagagaggaagagatgggagGCAGACAGAAAAACtgagaggaggggggtggtaTAGTGAGTGAATCagagtgaggggggatggagagaaagagcgagtaagaggggaggagcgagagagagagaaccccgGAGGCCGAGgaggagagagtcagagagagaaagacccagCCTTCCTTATTGGATTCTACTACTGCATATTCTACTCGCACCCTTCCCCCTCGcgtttcactctctctttccccatctccTCGCCCTCAATGGGAGCCAGACATGCACTGCCATTGTGTGCCTACTGCATACCCCCAGTCACGCTCTATATCATGTTTAACTAGGCCACTGGTAGACCCACCATTTTGAATTGGTGTTATTATTTTTGGGTTGTAGGATAAAAAAAATGTCTCCCCTATAGCAATTTCCACAGCAATGTCGCTCTtcctctttcaattcaatttcaatgtaagggctttattggcatgggaaacatatgtttacattgccaaaacaagtgaaatagatcataaacaaaactgaaataaacaatataaaacgaacagtaaatattacactcaccaaggttccaaaataataaagacattttaaatgtcatattatgtgcaaatagtttaaGTACaacagggaaaataaataaacataaatatgggttggaTTTTTCTTTCTCTCAGTTGAATATACAATGTAATTTGGCTGTTGTCATAGAGGACACATTTTGTTACTTGGCAGTTATTCTAAATCTTTTCTCTGTTTACCCCACTCCCCCCTGCTCTCTCGCCTCtccccccttcccccctctctctccaatcaCACAGTGATGCAATCACAGGGCAGCACTTCCTCCCAGCCCTCTGTTGATTCGCTGAGCTCCAGTGACAGCTACCTGTTCAACCACTCTGAGCAGGCGGAGGATGACACTGACGTCTTCCTGTCTGAACGCTCCCCCGCCGTCATCCTCGGCACTGGGGGCATGGTCAGGGGCAACGGGAGTGCCGGGGCAGAGAGTCCCGAGTCCCAGTGGGCGTGTGACGGCTTCACTGACCGCGAGGAGGAGGAGTCACAGGGTTCAGAGGTTACTGTaggtcaccccagggtcacagctgagagacagagaacaagcgagacggaaagagagaagacagagggagacCTGCTCTTTGCCCAGAAGGTGAATgtcagagagagatgaagggattgGGATGGAAGACAGGGATATATAACTCATCTTCCTACAGATGTTTGAGACTGAACCAACTTCAGAGACAGCTTGACCACAGTACTGTACCCCATTAATaatcatccctcctctctctctctctctctctctctctctctctctctctctctctctctctctctctctctctctcagtgtgctGAGCTGCAGGGGTTTGTAAGGCCCTTACTGGAGCTGCTGAATGGACTGAAGGGGGGACGATTTGACCGTGGTAAGCACCATTCTCCTACACTGGTGTGTGATGCTGCAGCCTGTATTGATCTAGTCTGTATTGATCTAGTCTGTATTGATCTAGTCTGTATTGATCTAGTCTGTATTGATCTAGTCTGTATTGATCTAGCCTGTATTGATCTAGTCTGTATTGATCTAGCCTGTATTGATCTAGTCTGTATTGATCTAGTCTGTATTGATCTAGTCTGTATTGATCTAGTCTGTATTGATCTAGTCTGCAGCTACTGTGTCTGTAGTTTTCATCTGTAGGCGTAttggtgtgtgtatgtctggtgtgtgtgtgtctgtgtgtgtgtgtgtgtgtgtcagacagtgtTACAGTGTAAATGCTGACTGGAGGATTATGTATTTGATTGACAGGTCTGAGTAGTTTCCAGCAGAGTGCAGCCATGGACCGCATCCAGAGGATCGTAGGGATCTTACGGAGACCCAACATCGGgtaagaccacacacacacacacacacctgtttatgTGCGTACTGGACTCAACCCTGCACTACTCAGTTTCAGCATTATGTCACAACAGCAGAAAAAGAGAGCTTTCATAATATGTAGTCTAGTTTGAATGTTTAGAGAGAGAAGTGGATTTAGTCTGGATCTGTGTTTAGTAGATGAGAACAGGAATGTTAATGTCCATGCTATTCTTAGAAGGGTTGTTTTCTAAACCTTAtaatcctcctctctctatctctccattctctcctccctctatctctccattctctcctccctctctctccattctctcctctctctatctctccattctctcctccctctatctctccattctctcctctctctatctctccattctctcctctctctatctctccattctctcctctctctatctctccattctctcctccctctatctctccattctctcctccctctatctctccattctctcctccctctatctctccattctctcctctctatctctccattctctcctctctatctctccattctctcctccctctatctctccattctttccttcctctatctctccattctctcctcccgctatctctccattctctcctctctctatctctccattatctctccattctctcctctctctatctctccattctctcctccctctatctgtccattctctcctccctccctttatctctccattctctcctccctctatctccacCTCCGTAGGGAAAAGTATATGAACACTCTTCTCCAGGTGGAGACGATGCTGAAGATGTGGTTTCCACAGGTGTCCCCCTTGGCCCCACCTACCGCCCCTACCCTcttcccccctcacctctccccccGGGACAGCCCCAGCAGCACCCCCCCACACAGGCACAGAGACCAGTCGCACATCCCTGTGAAGGTgagaacacacaaacactcacgcGCACATACACAATAATATGTTGATAAGTTGTGGCTGAcaacattctctctgtctctctccagaagCGCAGACTGAGTTGGTCAGACACAGACTCTGACACCCCTCCTCCTGTACTCTTTAAGAGGCTCAACGgcggtggaggagaggagagggggaaggaggggggagacGTCCCCTCGGCAACTTCAGGGGTACCCCCACACCTCCAGGACCCCACCAGCAACCAAGATAATGAGAGAAAGGAATATGAGGacagcaaagagagagagggagagtcatcAAGCATCAAAGCGGGGCTCTGTTCTGAGCCCGGTCCCACCTCGGTCCTTGTAGTGCCCATCCTTTCCCCCTGGAAAGCAATGGAGGGGAAACAGCTGCTGCCTGTCATGCCACCTCCCACCACCAGGGGCAGTCCAGCCATGCAGGACAGCGTAATCTCTTCCACCACGCCCTTCAACAACCTCCAAAGCCAGCAGCAGCCAATCGGGTGCCAAAGCCAGCCTGTTGCCAGGAAGACTGGGAAAAAGACCGTAAAGACCTGTCAGGGGCGGGTCCACGCT
This sequence is a window from Salvelinus namaycush isolate Seneca unplaced genomic scaffold, SaNama_1.0 Scaffold174, whole genome shotgun sequence. Protein-coding genes within it:
- the LOC120037509 gene encoding uncharacterized protein LOC120037509, whose translation is MQSQGSTSSQPSVDSLSSSDSYLFNHSEQAEDDTDVFLSERSPAVILGTGGMVRGNGSAGAESPESQWACDGFTDREEEESQGSEVTVGHPRVTAERQRTSETEREKTEGDLLFAQKCAELQGFVRPLLELLNGLKGGRFDRGLSSFQQSAAMDRIQRIVGILRRPNIGEKYMNTLLQVETMLKMWFPQVSPLAPPTAPTLFPPHLSPRDSPSSTPPHRHRDQSHIPVKKRRLSWSDTDSDTPPPVLFKRLNGGGGEERGKEGGDVPSATSGVPPHLQDPTSNQDNERKEYEDSKEREGESSSIKAGLCSEPGPTSVLVVPILSPWKAMEGKQLLPVMPPPTTRGSPAMQDSVISSTTPFNNLQSQQQPIGCQSQPVARKTGKKTVKTCQGRVHAHSITAKPLKRVECKSRVNPAPL